Proteins encoded by one window of Branchiostoma floridae strain S238N-H82 chromosome 6, Bfl_VNyyK, whole genome shotgun sequence:
- the LOC118418710 gene encoding uncharacterized protein LOC118418710, giving the protein MITTVMCKMLLTKITISVHFILLLVLQCSAQNTTSPNSVTNSTTRVTMVNATQQSTPRFININTSISNWAKAGIAIGLALGVVLIAGIVAGSCHCWLRKQKGSNLVPSKDEEEVEEEVRIAE; this is encoded by the exons ATGATCACAACTGTAATGTGTAAAATGCTGCTAACCAAGATCACTATCAGCGTACATTTCATCTTGTTGCTGGTACTGCAGTGTTCAG CTCAGAACACGACATCGCCAAATTCAGTAACAAACTCTACTACGAGGGTTACTATGGTCAATGCTACGCAACAGAGCACAC CTCGGttcattaatatcaatactTCCATCAGTAACTGGGCGAAGGCTGGCATTGCTATCGGCCTGGCCCTTGGGGTTGTTCTGATCGCTGGGATCGTGGCTGGCAGCTGCCATTGTTGGTTAAGGAAGCAAAAAGGAAGC AACTTGGTACCCAGCAAAGACgaagaagaagtagaagaagaGGTTCGCATCGCTGAATGA